In Takifugu flavidus isolate HTHZ2018 chromosome 13, ASM371156v2, whole genome shotgun sequence, the following are encoded in one genomic region:
- the LOC130536724 gene encoding MANSC domain-containing protein 4-like, whose product MNATWGFLTVLSLLCRTEARCSPTSYYKNCWIRRFPGIFIDVEESQRRGAQLLQHYQEESALKCSRTCCLTRNFSCNLAIFHYDTSQDNVNCFHLHCPTLESCILSHRVNVVLYNITKGVDPDLLVFGKYFTPNLRLLPHHYSRVNASEPLPPDKRQFVHVPPPATLPLTSAPTNPDATAASVTTTQLPTSAATPSSSEPPQSPESHAPMTPTTPAPTFSSTAPPSSRAGTTMKHPNASAALSPTAARPSTSLHPPTAPESSERSPNDTEASVGKNHTSGGEGGQDEEDSLGGFGPGWPVAAHTLMVVVAICIVVLLCCCCPFLSLVSWRGQRKRTGRYRTPQGGRRGSMRLIKYVLVRENAKL is encoded by the exons ATGAACGCCACATGGGGTTTTCTAACCGTCCTGAGTCTGCTGTGCCGCACCGAGGCGAGGTGCTCGCCCACGTCTTACTATAAGAATTGCTGGATTCGCCGTTTCCCCGGAATTTTCATCGACGTGGAGGAGTCTCAGCGGAGAGGagcgcagctgctgcagcattaCCAGGAGGAGAGTGCGCTCAAATGCAGCCGCACCTGTTGCCTCACTAGGAACT TTTCCTGTAATCTGGCCATTTTTCACTATGACACCTCTCAGGACAACGTGAACTGCTTCCACCTGCACTGTCCAACCCTGGAAAGCTGCATTCTCAGCCACAGAGTCAACGTGGTCCTTTACAATATCACTAAAG GTGTGGATCCGGACCTGCTGGTGTTTGGAAAGTACTTCACCCCCAACCTGCGCCTTCTGCCGCACCACTACAGTCGAGTCAACGCCTCAGAGCCGCTGCCTCCAGATAAGCGCCAGTTTGTTCACGTGCCTCCACCTGCTACGCTTCCCCTGACCTCCGCCCCCACCAACCCCGACGCCACAGCCGCCAGTGTCACCACCACTCAGCTTCCCACAAGCGCCGCTACCCCGTCTTCTTCCGAGCCTCCACAATCTCCAGAAAGCCATGCACCGATGACCCCAACCACGCCCGCCCCTACATTCAGCTCCACGGCGCCACCTTCATCCCGTGCAGGAACAACCATGAAACACCCCAACGCCTCCGCTGCGTTATCTCCCACAGCCGCCCGCCCTTCCACctcccttcacccccccacagcGCCGGAAAGCAGCGAGCGCTCCCCTAATGACACGGAGGCCAGCGTGGGTAAGAACCACACTTCAGGTGGCGAGGGAGGGCAGGATGAAGAGGACTCCCTGGGGGGGTTTGGTCCAGGGTGGCCTGTAGCCGCTCACACCCTGATGGTTGTTGTAGCAATCTGCAtcgtggtgctgctgtgctgctgctgccccttcCTGTCTCTGGTGAGCTGGAggggtcagaggaagaggacagggcGCTACCGAACACcccagggaggaagaagaggctcCATGCGTCTGATTAAATATGTACTAGTCAGAGAAAATGCAAAACTGTAG